One window of Thermacetogenium phaeum DSM 12270 genomic DNA carries:
- a CDS encoding cobalamin B12-binding domain-containing protein codes for MASMNDVAQGVIEGNVDKVKDLTASLLESGIDPLEIINQGLIVGMNTVGERFKAGDMFVPEVLMCAKAMSSGMELVKSRLAGRKVQSAGKLLIGTVKSDLHDIGKNLVAMMVESAGFEVINLGVDVDPEKFVNAIKEYQPDIVGMSALLTTTLPYMKETIEAIEEAGLRDQVKIIIGGAPVTQNYADQIGADGYAPEAASATELCKKLMGVA; via the coding sequence ATGGCATCGATGAATGATGTGGCTCAGGGCGTCATCGAGGGAAATGTTGATAAGGTGAAAGATTTGACCGCCAGCTTGTTAGAATCGGGCATTGATCCGCTGGAGATCATCAATCAGGGCCTGATTGTAGGAATGAACACTGTGGGAGAGCGCTTCAAAGCCGGTGATATGTTTGTTCCAGAAGTTTTGATGTGTGCCAAGGCTATGAGCTCCGGTATGGAGCTAGTCAAATCCAGGCTTGCCGGCAGGAAGGTGCAATCGGCAGGTAAGTTATTGATCGGTACGGTTAAGAGTGACCTTCACGATATAGGAAAGAACCTGGTGGCAATGATGGTGGAAAGCGCCGGATTTGAAGTGATAAACCTGGGTGTTGATGTTGATCCCGAGAAATTTGTGAATGCCATAAAGGAATATCAACCGGATATCGTGGGGATGTCGGCGTTGCTCACCACAACTCTGCCTTATATGAAGGAGACCATCGAGGCCATTGAAGAGGCCGGTTTGCGTGATCAGGTGAAGATCATCATTGGTGGCGCTCCTGTTACTCAGAATTACGCCGATCAGATTGGAGCAGACGGTTATGCACCCGAGGCTGCATCGGCAACGGAGCTCTGCAAAAAGCTGATGGGGGTTGCTTAG
- a CDS encoding phosphatase, which produces MKLEADLHTHTIASGHAYSTLNEMVATAREKGLKMLAITDHDNRMPGGPDLEYFFNMAIWPREIQGVRVLRGVETNIVDDVRGVDLPEELLDRMDIVLAGFHADAGYLGHSVEENTRAMVAALRNPKVHIITHPGNPRFPVDLKKVVLAAKEYGKVLEINNSSFLVRPKSAPRCLELARLARRYGVPVAINSDAHICFQVGDCSEAVQLAVQAGIEEDAVLNSSAVRVRDYLARHGKVI; this is translated from the coding sequence ATGAAACTGGAGGCGGATCTGCATACTCATACCATTGCCAGCGGACACGCATACAGCACTCTAAATGAAATGGTGGCGACTGCCCGGGAGAAGGGCTTGAAGATGCTTGCTATTACTGACCACGACAACCGGATGCCAGGTGGACCAGATCTTGAATATTTTTTCAACATGGCCATTTGGCCGAGAGAAATTCAAGGGGTAAGAGTGCTCAGGGGCGTGGAAACGAATATTGTTGATGATGTCAGGGGCGTCGATCTCCCGGAGGAACTGCTGGACCGAATGGACATAGTCCTGGCCGGTTTTCACGCTGATGCCGGGTATCTTGGCCATTCGGTGGAAGAAAATACCAGGGCGATGGTTGCTGCCCTTCGTAACCCTAAGGTGCACATAATTACCCACCCTGGAAATCCGCGTTTTCCGGTCGATCTGAAGAAGGTTGTTTTGGCTGCCAAGGAATATGGCAAGGTCCTGGAAATAAACAACAGTTCCTTTCTGGTGCGGCCCAAAAGTGCCCCTCGCTGTCTGGAGTTGGCCAGACTGGCCAGGCGGTACGGTGTGCCGGTGGCCATCAACAGCGATGCCCATATCTGCTTTCAGGTCGGGGATTGCAGCGAGGCGGTTCAGTTAGCCGTCCAGGCCGGCATCGAAGAGGATGCCGTTTTGAATTCCTCTGCGGTTCGGGTGCGGGATTATCTTGCCCGGCACGGAAAAGTTATATGA
- a CDS encoding HAD family hydrolase: protein MGLAMFDYDGVIVDSFDQVARDFAEACRANGFYGINTKEDLAILHDGNCYEQMMKLGLPEWKVDKIIRDYEAIAENHLEEIPLFEGMAEALRLIAGRHKIVIITSNISEQVRNVLKKRGITCIEDVIGAELEKSKVKKIRRVMQLYSIFPAYYIGDTVGDIVEGREAGALTVGVAWGWHDRERLESVSPDYLVSTPQELAAVLCSRPEREQNNGRRD from the coding sequence ATGGGCCTTGCGATGTTCGATTATGACGGAGTTATTGTTGATTCCTTCGATCAGGTGGCGCGCGATTTCGCGGAAGCATGCCGGGCAAACGGCTTTTATGGTATCAATACTAAGGAAGACCTGGCAATTTTGCATGACGGCAACTGCTATGAACAAATGATGAAGCTGGGGCTTCCGGAATGGAAGGTGGACAAGATCATTAGGGATTATGAAGCCATTGCTGAGAACCATCTTGAGGAAATTCCCCTCTTTGAGGGGATGGCCGAGGCCCTTCGGTTGATCGCCGGCCGACATAAGATTGTCATCATTACCTCGAATATTTCAGAGCAGGTGCGGAATGTTTTAAAAAAACGAGGGATTACTTGCATTGAGGATGTCATAGGAGCCGAACTCGAGAAGAGTAAGGTAAAAAAGATCCGCAGGGTTATGCAGCTTTACTCCATTTTCCCTGCTTACTATATCGGAGATACCGTAGGAGATATTGTCGAAGGGAGGGAGGCGGGGGCTCTTACCGTTGGTGTTGCCTGGGGCTGGCATGACCGGGAAAGGTTAGAAAGCGTTTCTCCGGATTATCTCGTGTCCACACCTCAGGAACTGGCAGCGGTTTTGTGCAGCAGGCCGGAGCGGGAGCAGAATAACGGGAGGAGGGACTGA
- a CDS encoding methyltetrahydrofolate cobalamin methyltransferase has translation MLIVGELINASRKPIAAAIEAQDVEAIKKVARDQYEAGADYIDVNAGIFVGKEAEYMEWLIRNVQEEVDAPCCIDSPDPKVIERGLAVHKGTAMINSISLEKDRYDALLPIVAGTDLKVVALCMSDEGMPETAEDRVKIAEKLIDGLVRNNVKLENIYVDPLVQPVSTKSTFGVEFLNAVEEIMERFQGVHTICGLSNISYGLPVRKLLNQNFAVMAVAKGLDSLIINPLDKQMMANLIAAEALAGRDEYCVNYLKAYRQKKFEF, from the coding sequence ATGCTGATCGTAGGTGAACTGATCAACGCCAGCCGCAAGCCCATCGCCGCGGCCATAGAGGCACAGGACGTGGAAGCCATCAAGAAAGTGGCCAGGGACCAGTATGAAGCCGGAGCGGACTACATCGACGTCAACGCCGGCATCTTCGTGGGCAAAGAAGCCGAATACATGGAATGGCTGATCAGGAACGTCCAGGAAGAAGTGGATGCGCCCTGCTGCATCGACAGCCCCGATCCCAAAGTGATCGAGAGGGGGCTGGCGGTGCATAAAGGAACGGCCATGATCAACTCCATCTCCCTGGAAAAGGACCGCTACGACGCCCTTCTGCCCATCGTGGCGGGGACGGACCTGAAAGTTGTGGCCCTCTGCATGAGCGACGAAGGGATGCCGGAGACCGCAGAAGACAGAGTGAAAATCGCCGAAAAGCTGATCGACGGCCTGGTGCGGAACAACGTCAAACTGGAGAACATCTACGTTGACCCCCTGGTTCAGCCGGTATCCACGAAGAGCACCTTTGGGGTGGAGTTTCTCAATGCAGTCGAAGAGATCATGGAGAGATTCCAAGGGGTTCACACCATCTGCGGGCTCTCCAACATCTCCTACGGATTGCCGGTGCGGAAGCTTCTGAACCAGAACTTTGCCGTCATGGCCGTGGCCAAAGGGCTGGACAGCCTCATCATCAACCCTCTCGACAAGCAGATGATGGCCAATCTCATCGCCGCCGAAGCCCTTGCCGGGAGGGACGAATACTGCGTCAACTATCTGAAGGCCTACCGCCAGAAGAAGTTCGAATTCTAA
- a CDS encoding flavodoxin family protein, translating into MLILGINGSPNRNGNTSFLLRESLAAAAEMGAETQLLQVAEIIAELDSPFCELCTSPCDGSCGEGKRLGEAFEIMRRADGIIVGSPVYFGTVSGQLKAFWDKTRVLRREKALLNVVGGGITVAGARFGGQETALRAIHDIMLVHGMIVVGGGLREFDCGHHGACAQQPAGEDDNGRRRARILGRRVVQVAGVTADLRLR; encoded by the coding sequence ATGTTGATTTTGGGGATTAACGGCAGCCCAAACCGCAACGGGAATACCTCCTTTCTCTTGCGGGAGTCCCTGGCGGCGGCCGCGGAGATGGGGGCGGAAACGCAGCTGCTGCAGGTCGCAGAGATCATCGCGGAGCTCGATTCCCCTTTCTGTGAGCTTTGCACCTCCCCCTGCGATGGAAGTTGTGGTGAAGGGAAGAGGTTAGGGGAGGCCTTTGAAATCATGCGCCGCGCCGATGGGATCATCGTTGGCAGCCCCGTCTACTTCGGAACCGTTTCCGGACAGCTGAAGGCCTTTTGGGATAAGACGAGGGTGCTGCGCAGGGAAAAGGCCCTGCTCAACGTGGTTGGCGGGGGGATCACCGTGGCGGGGGCGCGCTTCGGCGGCCAGGAAACAGCCCTCAGGGCCATCCACGACATCATGCTTGTCCACGGGATGATCGTCGTTGGGGGCGGTTTGCGGGAGTTTGACTGCGGCCACCACGGTGCCTGCGCCCAGCAGCCTGCCGGCGAGGATGACAACGGGCGCAGAAGGGCTCGCATCCTCGGGAGGCGTGTTGTTCAGGTGGCGGGGGTTACCGCTGATTTGCGTTTGCGCTAG
- the rpoD gene encoding RNA polymerase sigma factor RpoD has translation MNEEQSRIDAVKDLIERGKQKGSLTYQEIMDTLQGFDLSPEQIDSIYEHFGAIGIEVGPDGKEAAVGKNGEAQEEADVDLSIPEGIAIDDPVRMYLKEIGRIPLLTAEEEVELAKRIEQGDEEAKRRLAEANLRLVVSIAKRYVGRGMLFLDLIQEGNLGLIKAVEKFDYRKGYKFSTYATWWIRQAITRAIADQARTIRIPVHMVETINKLVRVQRQLLQELGRDPMPEEIAKEMDIPVERVREIMKIAQEPVSLETPIGEEEDSHLGDFIEDEDALAPAEAASFILLKEQLEEVLETLTPRERDVLRLRFGLEDGKARTLEEVGQKFKVTRERIRQIEAKALRKLRHPSRSKKLKDYLE, from the coding sequence GTGAATGAGGAACAATCAAGAATTGATGCAGTGAAAGACTTGATTGAGCGCGGGAAGCAAAAAGGGAGCCTCACCTACCAGGAGATCATGGACACTCTGCAGGGCTTCGACCTGAGCCCTGAGCAGATAGACAGCATTTATGAGCATTTCGGGGCCATCGGAATTGAGGTCGGCCCGGACGGCAAGGAGGCGGCGGTAGGTAAGAACGGGGAGGCGCAGGAGGAGGCTGACGTCGACCTCTCTATCCCCGAAGGTATAGCCATCGATGATCCCGTCCGGATGTACCTTAAGGAGATCGGCAGGATTCCTTTGCTGACGGCAGAGGAAGAGGTCGAGCTGGCAAAGAGGATCGAACAGGGTGACGAAGAGGCCAAGCGCCGGCTGGCCGAAGCCAACCTGCGCTTGGTGGTGAGTATCGCCAAGCGCTACGTCGGCAGGGGGATGCTTTTTCTCGACCTGATCCAGGAAGGCAATTTGGGTCTCATCAAGGCGGTGGAAAAGTTTGATTACCGGAAGGGATATAAGTTCAGCACCTATGCCACCTGGTGGATCAGGCAGGCCATTACCCGCGCGATAGCCGATCAGGCGCGCACCATCCGCATCCCGGTGCACATGGTGGAGACTATCAACAAGCTGGTGAGGGTTCAGCGTCAGCTTCTGCAGGAGCTGGGAAGGGATCCCATGCCCGAGGAGATCGCCAAAGAGATGGATATTCCCGTCGAGCGCGTGCGGGAGATCATGAAGATCGCCCAGGAGCCGGTTTCCCTGGAAACCCCCATCGGCGAGGAAGAAGACAGCCACCTGGGGGACTTTATCGAAGATGAGGATGCCCTGGCACCTGCGGAGGCGGCGTCGTTCATCCTCCTCAAGGAGCAGCTGGAGGAAGTGCTGGAGACGCTAACCCCCCGGGAGAGGGATGTTCTGCGCCTCCGCTTCGGCCTGGAGGACGGCAAGGCGCGCACCCTGGAGGAGGTCGGACAGAAATTCAAGGTGACCAGGGAGCGCATCCGCCAGATCGAGGCCAAGGCCTTGCGCAAGCTGCGCCACCCCAGCCGCAGCAAGAAGCTCAAAGATTATCTGGAGTAA
- a CDS encoding trimethylamine methyltransferase family protein: protein MYRFASFFSPEEIEQIHEASLEILEDVGLLVRNEKARSVFARRGCRVDNQTTLVKIPRQVVEDCRSSFVPNYKFIAQDPQYDVVLPDDRPVIVTGSSAPNIIDPKTGEERRATSTDIANIAHLINELPGFDVFSISTLADDAPEGQFALSRFYPALKNCKKPVRSNTPTIKDLEMVLELGEIIAGSKEAYMERPFINHHYCPVVSPLTMDVESTEAIIYLTEKGLPVYGTIVPNAGMSAPMSLMGTLVLGNAEFLALSTLIQSIRPGAPMIYAVLSTVADMRTGDYAPGAIETGILQMAHTEMARFYNVPSGGYIGLTNSHCNDAQSGYETGMNVTAALLAGADLFNMGGLLSSLMTFDYAKAVIDNEIALMLKRITRGMEFSKENMCLDLIKEVGPGGNYMDKMHTLKNMKTTAVLPKVANRQGRGHWEEEGRPDSHARALAEAKKILMQDNPARFPAELDAKIRSHFPGIVPGDCKW, encoded by the coding sequence ATGTACCGGTTCGCAAGCTTCTTCTCTCCAGAGGAAATAGAACAAATACATGAGGCTTCCCTGGAGATTTTAGAAGATGTTGGTTTGTTGGTGCGCAATGAGAAGGCACGTAGTGTTTTTGCCCGGCGCGGATGCCGGGTGGATAACCAGACGACTCTGGTTAAGATCCCGCGTCAGGTAGTTGAGGACTGTCGGAGCTCTTTTGTTCCTAACTATAAATTCATTGCTCAAGACCCTCAATATGATGTCGTCCTCCCCGATGACAGGCCGGTAATCGTAACCGGGAGTTCTGCTCCCAATATTATTGACCCCAAGACCGGCGAGGAAAGAAGGGCGACATCTACCGACATTGCCAACATTGCCCATCTGATCAACGAACTGCCGGGCTTTGATGTCTTTTCCATCTCTACGCTTGCCGATGACGCTCCTGAGGGCCAGTTTGCCCTTTCCCGCTTCTACCCCGCCTTGAAAAACTGCAAGAAGCCGGTGAGAAGCAACACACCGACCATTAAGGATCTAGAAATGGTACTGGAGCTGGGAGAGATCATCGCGGGGAGCAAAGAAGCATATATGGAAAGGCCATTTATCAACCATCACTACTGCCCGGTGGTTTCACCACTCACGATGGATGTGGAATCCACTGAAGCGATAATCTACCTCACCGAGAAGGGACTCCCTGTATACGGGACGATTGTTCCTAATGCCGGGATGTCCGCACCTATGAGTTTGATGGGGACTCTGGTGCTGGGCAACGCCGAGTTCCTTGCTCTAAGTACATTGATTCAATCAATCCGCCCGGGAGCTCCGATGATATATGCGGTTCTATCCACCGTCGCGGATATGCGGACAGGGGACTATGCGCCCGGAGCGATCGAAACCGGTATTCTTCAGATGGCACACACGGAGATGGCAAGATTCTACAATGTTCCCTCCGGTGGCTATATCGGCCTTACTAACTCCCATTGTAATGACGCACAGTCCGGGTATGAAACCGGGATGAATGTCACCGCTGCTCTGCTGGCCGGAGCAGATCTTTTCAATATGGGTGGACTCTTAAGCAGTCTGATGACCTTTGACTATGCCAAAGCGGTTATCGATAATGAGATAGCCTTGATGTTAAAGCGAATCACAAGAGGTATGGAATTCAGCAAGGAGAATATGTGCCTGGATCTCATCAAGGAAGTCGGACCCGGTGGGAACTATATGGACAAGATGCATACGCTCAAGAACATGAAAACGACAGCAGTACTGCCGAAGGTGGCGAACCGGCAGGGGCGCGGGCACTGGGAGGAAGAAGGGCGCCCCGACTCTCATGCCCGCGCCCTGGCAGAGGCCAAAAAGATTCTCATGCAGGACAATCCCGCCCGCTTCCCGGCAGAACTGGACGCCAAGATCCGTTCCCACTTCCCAGGTATTGTCCCCGGGGATTGCAAGTGGTAA
- a CDS encoding DUF6366 family protein gives MDGRDEQDRRQIEEYKKNPMINLADSINRSMVGDLAGLTKGGCLTRIITTAIILIIGTLLLLT, from the coding sequence ATGGATGGTAGAGATGAACAGGATCGACGCCAAATAGAAGAATATAAAAAGAATCCCATGATTAATTTGGCGGATTCCATAAACCGCTCAATGGTAGGTGACTTGGCGGGTTTAACAAAAGGAGGCTGTCTTACCAGGATAATCACTACAGCTATAATTTTAATTATTGGAACTTTGTTGCTTCTAACTTGA
- a CDS encoding phosphotransferase — MDASRMRRLELLDADKTFKLLGYGLKLHSLVEDLIPTLEHSFLHSQIKELVETYYDIGKVTDVFEIFGGYINRSFGIYTEKEGKRYRYFVRKYKKDIEEKEIMLEHNLITCARANGLSIAAGLIPAKNGRTFVKLTEGLDDNSQDWYFAVYDFLEGEDKYTWVENECTDEEYESAAEVLAVFHNSVRNFDPQGLERVELKILDLLPTLPKLFESYAAMDIKNRFHDYFKKNLPAILDVINKIKIPAEDVAKMPLNPIHCDFHPGNLKFKDNKVVGIFDFDWSKIDLRIFEIGLALVYCCSSWVDELDGVLHLDRCKVFLQAYQKKLRELGGLPPLNETEKRYLPEMLNAGNIYLIFWCLRSYYDDLSLNVYEYLAYLQHQVKCMNWVEQHRQEILDMVEAI; from the coding sequence TTGGATGCAAGTAGAATGCGGCGTCTGGAGCTGCTGGATGCGGATAAAACATTTAAGTTGCTCGGTTACGGCCTAAAGTTGCACAGTCTGGTCGAGGATCTGATTCCCACCCTGGAACATTCCTTCCTGCACAGTCAGATCAAGGAGTTGGTGGAGACATATTATGACATTGGGAAAGTGACCGATGTTTTTGAGATCTTCGGTGGCTATATTAACCGGAGTTTCGGGATCTATACCGAAAAAGAGGGGAAAAGATATCGATACTTTGTGCGCAAGTACAAAAAGGATATTGAGGAAAAAGAAATTATGCTGGAGCATAATCTTATCACCTGTGCAAGGGCTAACGGGCTGAGTATCGCTGCCGGGCTCATACCCGCGAAAAATGGGCGGACCTTTGTCAAATTGACAGAAGGTCTGGATGATAACTCGCAAGACTGGTACTTCGCTGTTTATGATTTCTTGGAGGGAGAAGACAAGTACACCTGGGTAGAGAACGAGTGCACAGATGAAGAATATGAGAGCGCAGCTGAAGTTCTGGCTGTTTTTCACAACAGTGTACGCAATTTCGATCCCCAGGGGCTGGAAAGGGTGGAGCTAAAAATTCTGGACTTGCTGCCTACGCTCCCAAAGCTCTTTGAAAGTTATGCAGCAATGGACATTAAGAACCGGTTCCACGATTACTTTAAGAAAAATTTGCCTGCCATCCTTGATGTCATCAATAAGATCAAGATCCCTGCTGAAGATGTCGCCAAGATGCCGCTTAACCCCATACACTGTGATTTTCATCCTGGTAACCTAAAATTCAAAGATAATAAAGTGGTGGGAATATTCGATTTTGATTGGTCTAAGATCGATCTGCGAATATTCGAGATAGGGTTGGCTCTTGTTTATTGCTGCAGTTCTTGGGTGGACGAATTGGATGGGGTTCTCCACCTGGATCGCTGCAAGGTCTTTTTGCAGGCCTATCAGAAGAAACTGCGGGAACTGGGTGGCCTCCCTCCTCTTAATGAGACGGAGAAGCGGTATTTGCCGGAAATGCTGAACGCCGGTAACATCTATTTGATATTCTGGTGTCTGCGTTCTTATTATGATGACCTAAGCCTTAATGTATATGAATACCTGGCATATCTACAGCACCAGGTCAAGTGTATGAATTGGGTTGAGCAGCACCGCCAGGAGATTTTGGACATGGTTGAAGCAATTTAG
- a CDS encoding deoxyguanosinetriphosphate triphosphohydrolase, which translates to MCIREEIEAREEAYLAPYATLSSRTRGRLRPEEPCPVRTAFQRDRDRIIHSKAFRRLKHKTQVFIAPEGDHYRTRSTHTLEVAQISRTIARALGLNEDLTEAIALGHDLGHTPFGHSGEYALNEVYPPGFRHNEQSLRVVDVLEGDGGLNLTWEVRDGILHHTGPEPPATLEGQIVRKADRISYINHDIDDAIRAGIISEDDLPPDCVRLLGNRHKTRINTMVMDIISESRGKPVIRMSDAVQEATDKLRSFLFERVYIGSAAKKEESKARRIIKILYEFYLENPHFLSEELQRRCDSEGLERCVVDYIAGMTDRFAMKTFERLFIPSAWAT; encoded by the coding sequence GTGTGCATCAGAGAGGAGATTGAGGCGCGAGAGGAGGCCTACCTTGCGCCCTATGCCACCCTGAGCAGCAGGACGCGGGGGCGCCTTCGGCCTGAGGAACCCTGCCCCGTCAGAACGGCTTTTCAGCGCGACCGCGACCGGATTATCCACTCGAAGGCCTTCCGCCGCCTCAAACATAAAACCCAGGTCTTTATCGCCCCGGAAGGGGATCATTACCGCACGCGGAGCACACACACCCTGGAGGTGGCCCAGATCTCCCGGACGATAGCCCGCGCCCTCGGATTGAACGAGGACCTTACCGAGGCCATTGCTCTGGGGCATGACCTTGGGCATACCCCTTTTGGACATTCAGGGGAGTATGCCTTAAACGAGGTGTACCCTCCCGGTTTTCGCCATAATGAGCAGAGCCTGCGGGTGGTCGACGTGCTCGAAGGGGATGGCGGCCTCAACCTGACCTGGGAGGTGCGCGACGGCATCCTCCATCACACAGGGCCGGAGCCTCCTGCCACCCTGGAGGGGCAGATCGTCAGAAAAGCCGACCGGATTTCCTATATCAACCATGATATCGACGATGCCATCAGAGCGGGGATCATTTCGGAGGACGACCTCCCTCCGGACTGTGTCCGCCTTCTCGGCAACCGGCATAAGACGAGGATTAACACCATGGTGATGGACATCATCTCTGAGAGCCGGGGAAAGCCGGTGATCCGGATGAGCGACGCCGTCCAGGAGGCCACAGACAAACTGCGCAGCTTTCTTTTTGAAAGGGTTTACATCGGGTCGGCGGCCAAGAAGGAAGAATCGAAGGCGCGTCGAATTATTAAAATTCTGTATGAGTTTTATCTGGAGAACCCCCATTTCCTCTCTGAGGAACTCCAGCGGAGGTGCGATTCCGAGGGGCTGGAAAGATGTGTTGTGGACTATATCGCGGGGATGACCGACCGTTTTGCCATGAAGACCTTTGAAAGGCTGTTCATACCTTCTGCCTGGGCAACATGA
- the dnaG gene encoding DNA primase: MPGPVPEEFIDDVRNRTDIVDLVGEYVPLKRSGQNYVGLCPFHREKTPSFTVSPSKQMFYCFGCGVGGNVFSFLMKIEGLTFPEAVETLARRCGLEVPRSRTAGKEWSLKERHSRLNSHAARYYHRILMHEAAGEVAREYLLGRGVRPSAWERFCLGFAPGVGLEGFLKENGYDGDALVASGLFTEHYGVLRERFRGRIIFPIYDARGRCLGFGGRALDDEEPKYLNSPESPVFSKSRNLYGLHLALPAIREQRRAIVVEGYMDCIAAQENGFTNTVASLGTAFTQDQARLLLRYTNEVVLAFDGDAAGSAAAMRSAGYLQELGGRVYVLDMADAKDPDEFLRLKGREAFREALEKRTVPFLEFKLERLLSDSDLRDVFKKAEIVKELMADLERISDHVVREGYLRGIARRLNTSEEAVRLEFMRHLAKRRVQKDKNENNRYNMEQSKQTFENRRLTALDAAKTGIFRLMCQDRRIWERVRGEIGFSVFTDRLGYYIRLFEGLDWESPAELLDRVEDGDKAELAGILMGGVEHSLSKQQQEKMLEDYLKVLRKEQLSQKIGEKQAALNECEKNGRQEGIKTLLAELHSLYEELETLKG, encoded by the coding sequence ATGCCTGGTCCTGTACCTGAAGAGTTCATCGACGATGTCCGCAACAGAACGGACATCGTCGATTTGGTCGGTGAATACGTTCCTTTGAAGAGAAGCGGGCAGAATTATGTAGGCCTCTGCCCCTTCCACCGCGAGAAGACCCCCTCATTCACGGTGTCTCCCAGCAAGCAGATGTTCTATTGTTTCGGCTGCGGTGTGGGGGGGAATGTTTTTTCTTTTTTGATGAAGATAGAGGGGCTTACCTTTCCGGAGGCCGTAGAGACCCTGGCCCGGAGGTGCGGTCTGGAAGTACCCCGTTCCCGAACAGCCGGCAAGGAATGGAGCCTTAAGGAAAGGCACAGCCGCTTAAACAGTCATGCCGCCAGGTATTATCATAGAATATTAATGCACGAGGCAGCCGGAGAAGTGGCGCGGGAGTACCTGTTGGGGCGCGGCGTTCGGCCCTCTGCCTGGGAGAGGTTTTGCCTGGGCTTTGCGCCGGGCGTGGGGCTGGAGGGGTTTCTTAAGGAGAACGGCTATGACGGGGATGCGCTGGTGGCTTCCGGTCTCTTTACGGAGCATTACGGCGTGTTGAGGGAGCGTTTCCGGGGGCGCATCATTTTTCCCATCTATGATGCCCGCGGCCGCTGCCTGGGCTTCGGCGGACGGGCGCTGGATGATGAGGAGCCGAAGTACCTGAATTCTCCGGAATCCCCCGTTTTCAGCAAGAGCCGCAATCTCTACGGGCTGCATCTGGCCCTGCCGGCCATCCGGGAGCAGCGGAGGGCGATCGTCGTGGAGGGCTACATGGACTGCATCGCTGCCCAGGAGAACGGTTTTACCAATACGGTTGCTTCTTTGGGTACGGCCTTCACCCAGGATCAGGCAAGGCTGCTGCTGCGCTACACCAATGAGGTGGTTTTGGCCTTCGACGGGGATGCCGCCGGTTCGGCGGCTGCCATGCGGAGCGCCGGCTACCTCCAGGAACTGGGTGGCAGGGTCTACGTGCTGGATATGGCGGATGCCAAAGATCCCGATGAGTTTCTGCGATTAAAAGGGAGGGAGGCCTTCCGAGAGGCTCTAGAAAAACGCACCGTTCCCTTTCTCGAGTTCAAGCTTGAGCGGCTTCTCAGCGACTCTGACCTGAGGGATGTTTTCAAGAAGGCGGAGATTGTTAAGGAATTGATGGCAGATCTGGAGCGCATTTCCGATCACGTGGTGCGTGAGGGTTACCTCAGGGGGATCGCCAGGAGGCTGAATACCTCCGAGGAGGCGGTACGCCTGGAATTTATGCGCCATCTGGCTAAAAGGCGGGTTCAGAAGGATAAAAATGAGAATAATAGATATAATATGGAACAAAGCAAACAAACTTTCGAAAACAGGAGGCTTACGGCATTAGATGCGGCAAAAACCGGGATTTTTCGACTTATGTGTCAGGACCGCCGCATCTGGGAACGGGTTCGGGGTGAAATAGGGTTTTCCGTTTTCACCGACAGGCTGGGGTATTACATCAGGCTCTTCGAAGGTTTGGATTGGGAGAGCCCGGCCGAACTGTTGGACAGAGTTGAGGATGGGGACAAGGCAGAGCTGGCCGGGATTTTAATGGGCGGGGTAGAGCATTCCTTGAGCAAACAGCAGCAGGAAAAAATGCTGGAGGATTACCTCAAGGTCTTAAGAAAGGAGCAGCTTTCCCAAAAGATCGGGGAAAAACAGGCTGCTTTAAATGAATGTGAAAAAAACGGGAGACAGGAAGGAATTAAAACACTGCTGGCAGAATTACATTCTCTATATGAGGAATTGGAGACACTAAAAGGTTAG